In the Hordeum vulgare subsp. vulgare chromosome 7H, MorexV3_pseudomolecules_assembly, whole genome shotgun sequence genome, one interval contains:
- the LOC123408650 gene encoding uncharacterized protein LOC123408650 yields the protein MEGADRLYPSIEPYDLEPPELDAAAEARACDRPVRWDEEPKEGIHICEQGAKDNPVEHDMEDHLSVVNIFESDDEMAASKKSGENVYSDCPLRQQTGTWVPPSVPPMTKHDHEEWQKGFVSNAGYFAEDEYKWDIDEDIREMTMWDVFAEMAVAGKDKLLSVASYDFGRHSMSLVSHFLLQAALDDNSQTLAEASVGSEHALLETEPTKWLPDSAAPSCMLCGARFHPVICSRHHCRFCGGIFCGGCSKGRSLMPPKFGTSDPQRVCDVCGVRLECIQPYLMNQISRACQLPTKDLTDLSTLRSWLNLPWAPTMEYEIYKAANSIHGYCKVGKLNPEKSIPDSILRQAKGLAIITVVKVGMMVTYKIGTGLVIARRADGSWSPPSAISTCGVGYGAQAGAELADFIIVLRNTDAIKTFSGNAHLSLGAGFGASAGHLGRVAEADFRAGDGGYAACYTYSCSKGAFVGCALNGSVVSTRNSENARFYGGPVKASEILLGSLAKPPAAATLYKALSTLFDKIGK from the exons GGAATCCACATATGTGAGCAAGGAGCAAAAGATAATCCTGTGGAACATGACATGGAAGACCACCTTAGTGTTGTCAATATCTTTGAGAGTGATGATGAAATGGCCGCCTCGAAGAAATCAGGAGAAAACGTCTATTCTGATTGCCCACTTCGTCAACAAACTGGCACCTGGGTACCTCCTTCTGTTCCACCGATGACAAAGCATGATCATGAGGAGTGGCAAAAGGGCTTTGTCTCAAATGCTGGGTACTTCGCAGAAGACGAATATAAGTGGGACATAGATGAAGACATTAGGGAGATGACAATGTGGGATGTGTTTGCTGAGATGGCTGTTGCAGGAAAAGATAAATTATTATCTGTTGCATCATATGATTTTGGGAGGCATAGCATGTCTCTTGTTTCACACTTCCTTCTTCAAGCGGCTTTGGATGATAACTCTCAAACACTTGCAGAGGCCAGTGTTGGTTCTGAACATGCTCTGCTTGAGACCGAACCAACAAAGTGGTTGCCTGATAGTGCTGCTCCTTCTTGCATGCTTTGTGGAGCACGCTTCCATCCAGTAATTTGCTCTCGCCATCATTGTCGTTTTTGTGGTGGGATATTCTGTGGCGGCTGCTCAAAGGGTAGAAGCTTGATGCCTCCGAAATTCGGAACTTCAGATCCTCAAAGGGTCTGTGATGTTTGTGGAGTACGTCTTGAGTGTATTCAGCCTTACCTGATGAACCAGATAAGTCGTGCTTGTCAACTTCCGACTAAAGATTTGACAGACCTGAGCACCTTGAGATCATGGTTAAACCTTCCATGGGCACCAACCATGGAGTATGAGATATACAAGGCTGCAAATTCCATACATGGGTATTGTAAG GTTGGAAAGCTGAATCCAGAGAAGTCCATTCCTGATTCAATTCTTAGACAAGCAAAGGGGCTTGCTATAATTACTGTGGTAAAGGTTGGAATGATGGTCACATACAAAATTGGTACTGGGCTGGTTATTGCTCGCAGAGCTGATGGTTCTTGGTCCCCTCCTTCGGCCATATCTACTTGTGGTGTTGGATATGGAGCTCAG GCTGGCGCTGAGTTAGCTGACTTCATCATTGTTCTGAGGAACACTGATGCAATTAAAACATTCAGTGGAAATGCACATCTGTCACTTGGGGCTGGTTTCGGTGCTTCTGCTGGTCATCTTGGACGGGTGGCAGAGGCTGATTTccgtgccggtgatggtggttaTGCTGCCTGTTACACATACAGTTGTAGCAAAG GTGCGTTTGTGGGATGCGCACTCAATGGAAGCGTAGTATCAACCCGAAACTCTGAAAATGCCCGGTTTTATGGTGGTCCAGTCAAGGCATCAGAAATCCTTCTTGGTTCACTGGCCAAGCCACCTGCCGCCGCCACTCTCTACAAAGCTCTATCCACACTATTTGATAAGATAGGAAAGTAA